From Kribbella amoyensis:
TGTGTGACCGCACCAGGTCGGGGAGAAGTCTTACCGGGCCTTAACAAGCAACGCCCGGCAGCCCCGGATCAGCCCTTGGATCAGAGCTGTACGTCCTCCAGCATCTCGGTGACGAGCGCCGCGATCGGCGACCGCTCCGAGCGGGTCAGCGTGACGTGTGCGAACAGCGGATGGCCCTTCAGCTTCTCCACCACCGCGACCACGCCGTCGTGCCGGCCGACCCGCAGGTTGTCGCGCTGCGCCACGTCGTGGGTGAGCACCACCCGCGAGTTGGCGCCGACCCGGGACAGCACCGTGAGCAGCACGTTGCGCTCCAGCGACTGCGCCTCGTCGACGATCACGAACGCGTCGTGCAGCGAGCGGCCGCGGATGTGGGTCAGCGGCAGCACCTCGAGCATGCCGCGGTCCATCACCTCGTCGATCACGTCGCTGCTGGTGAGCGCGCCCAGCGTGTCGTACACCGCCTGCGCCCACGGCTGCATCTTCTCGGACTCGCTGCCGGGCAGGTACCCGAGCTCCTGGCCGCCGACGGCGAACAGCGGGCGGAACACGACCACCTTCTTGTGCTGGCGGCGCTCCATCACCGACTCCAGGCCGGCGCACAACGCGAGTGCCGACTTCCCGGTACCGGCCCGGCCGCCGAGCGAGATGATCCCGACGTCGGGGTCCAGCAGCAGGTCCAGGGCGACCCGCTGCTCGGCGGACCGGCCGCGGATCCCGAACGCCTCCCGGTCGCCGCGGACCAGCCGGATCCGCTTGTCCGGCATCACCCGGCCGAGCGCGCTGCCGCGGTCGGACAGCAGGACCAGGCCGGTGTGGGTCGGGAACTCACCCGCCTGCCGCAGTTCCAGTACACCGTCCTCGTACAGCGAGTCCACGTCCGCGGTCTCCACCTCGAGCTCGCTCATCCCGGTCCAGCCGGACTCCAGGGTGAGCTCCGCGCGGTACTCCTCGGCCGTCAGGCCACAGGCGGACGCCTTGACCCGCATCGGCAGGTCCTTGGAGACCAGCGTGACCTCGCGGCCCTCGGCCTTGAAGTTGCACGCCACCGCGAGGATGCGGCTGTCGTTGTCGCCGAGCCGGAACCCGGCCGGCAGCGACTCCGGGTCGGTGTGGTTGAGCTCGACCCGGAGTGATCCACCCTTCTCCCCCACTGGCAGGGGCGCGTCCAGTCGTCCGTGCAGGATCCTGAGCTCGTCCAGCAGGCGCAGCGCGGTGCGAGCGAAGTAGCCGAGCTCGGGGTGATGCCGTTTGGCCTCCAGTTCGGTGACGACGACCACCGGCACGACCACCTCGTGCTCGTCGAACCGCAGCATCGCGTGCGGGTCCGACAGGAGTACGGAGGTGTCCAGCACGTAGGTGCGCTGGGCCGGTGCGGATGAGGTACTTGACGCCTTGGCGTGGGTGGCAGCCAT
This genomic window contains:
- a CDS encoding PhoH family protein codes for the protein MAATHAKASSTSSAPAQRTYVLDTSVLLSDPHAMLRFDEHEVVVPVVVVTELEAKRHHPELGYFARTALRLLDELRILHGRLDAPLPVGEKGGSLRVELNHTDPESLPAGFRLGDNDSRILAVACNFKAEGREVTLVSKDLPMRVKASACGLTAEEYRAELTLESGWTGMSELEVETADVDSLYEDGVLELRQAGEFPTHTGLVLLSDRGSALGRVMPDKRIRLVRGDREAFGIRGRSAEQRVALDLLLDPDVGIISLGGRAGTGKSALALCAGLESVMERRQHKKVVVFRPLFAVGGQELGYLPGSESEKMQPWAQAVYDTLGALTSSDVIDEVMDRGMLEVLPLTHIRGRSLHDAFVIVDEAQSLERNVLLTVLSRVGANSRVVLTHDVAQRDNLRVGRHDGVVAVVEKLKGHPLFAHVTLTRSERSPIAALVTEMLEDVQL